One part of the Dunckerocampus dactyliophorus isolate RoL2022-P2 chromosome 11, RoL_Ddac_1.1, whole genome shotgun sequence genome encodes these proteins:
- the LOC129189795 gene encoding integral membrane protein 2A-like → MVKIAFNPALAQKALGKELVPVKDPELATAPVSMAGSTGRCLVTLLGIAFILSGLIVGGACLYRYFTPKRLYHGAMQFSDVSAMGDAESRPYYLPRVEEEVEISDSMAVISVPPPRFRPGDPAYILHDFNRKLTAYLDLTLRTCFVIPLNTSVVLPPQDLIDLFSQLISGSYRSYLVHEDLVVTERIDDIKPLGFYIRRLCNGKDTYRMERRASLPGAGIHKRSADECFTVHHFENKFVTETRICKA, encoded by the exons ATGGTGAAGATCGCTTTCAACCCGGCTTTGGCGCAGAAAGCTCTCGGCAAAGAGCTTGTCCCTGTGAAG GACCCTGAGCTTGCTACAGCTCCAGTGAGTATGGCGGGTTCCACAGGTCGCTGTCTGGTCACACTGCTGGGCATCGCCTTCATCCTCAGTGGACTCATCGTGGGGGGAGCCTGTCTCTATCGTTATTTCACCCCCAAG AGGCTGTATCACGGCGCAATGCAGTTCAGTGACGTGTCAGCTATGGGCGATGCTGAGAGCCGGCCCTATTATCTCCCTagagtggaggaggaggtggagattTCTGACAGCATGGCCGTCATCAGTGTCCCTCCGCCCCGCTTCAGGCCCGGAGACCCCGCTTACATCCTGCATGACTTCAACAGG AAGCTGACAGCATATCTGGACCTGACTCTGAGGACCTGCTTTGTGATTCCACTCAACACTTCAGTGGTGCTGCCCCCTCAGGATCTCATCGACCTCTTCTCACAGCTGATA TCTGGCTCGTACCGCAGCTACTTGGTGCACGAGGACCTGGTGGTGACCGAGCGTATTGACGACATCAAACCTCTGGGCTTCTACATTCGCCGCCTGTGCAATGGCAAGGACACCTACAGAATGGAGCGCCGTgccagcctcccag GCGCAGGGATCCATAAGCGGTCCGCAGATGAGTGTTTCACCGTTCATCACTTTGAAAACAAGTTTGTAACCGAAACACGGATCTGCAAGGCTTGA
- the LOC129190333 gene encoding uncharacterized protein LOC129190333 has product MALSESRSWSGSLANSSCGHRMIEWEELMDKMYTYFYLLLFIPGLLLNTIALWVLCRHVRKKTKTVIFMINLALADLIHILSLPLRIYYYLTHAWPFGHSICLLCFYLKYFNMYAAIGFLMCISVQRCVFLLDPFSTRRWRSRYDLAISVLVWALVGVACSPFIVMRASSTASHSFVTSQPAFNKSTFLDATSTQQPAAHMTSLNQSTRTDPQVRCFKDLPMRRVPLLLAVTLMVLAELFGFLIPLACISYSSIRISRSLYQKKASDSSLSRLSSFNCADNNHVRQQTTGEKRRALRMVLSCSVVFLLCFAPYHINFLLYLMVQQDLVSDCAFRLAVCQFHPLSLCLASLSCCLNPLLYYFLTAEFRLHLSRRSSSSVSSHTPATRRLLSFESSFSNRGPPHDGQLPWTCIHTHHCIVPVPFSEFKMNDSCKNTGELRMYQHHVYAVVYSVILVPGLLGNILALWVFRVYIRETKKAVVFMMNLAVADLMQVLSLPLRIYYYLNNSWPFGHALCMICFYLKYVNMYASIFFLVCVAVRRCELIMRPLRYNTSRRKADVVICTLGWLLVCLACLAFPLLRHMDTANDTLTSEVGATLPGADEVCFSELPMQTVSASVAWVILIIAELLGFVIPFILVLGCTCLTAGSLRRPKAGAIPDRGEKRRALSMTLSCAAVFLVCFAPYHITMPLDFLAKANALSSCALRVLILRCHPVTLCLASLNCCLDPIMYYFTTNEFWKRLSKPDMLVSENVTSSRHES; this is encoded by the exons ATGGCGCTGAGTGAATCCCGATCATGGAGTGGCTCCCTGGCGAACTCGTCATGCGGCCACCGCATGATAGAGTGGGAGGAGCTCATGGACAAAATGTACACATACTTCTACCTGCTGCTCTTCATCCCAGGGTTGCTGCTCAATACCATTGCTCTGTGGGTCCTCTGCAGACACGtcag AAAGAAGACCAAGACGGTGATCTTCATGATCAACTTGGCCTTGGCAGACCTGATCCACATCCTGTCTCTGCCACTCAGGATTTATTATTACTTGACACATGCGTGGCCTTTCGGACACAGTATCTGCTTGCTCTGCTTCTACTTAAAGTACTTCAACATGTACGCAGCCATTGGATTCTTG ATGTGCATCAGTGTGCAGAGGTGCGTCTTCCTGCTTGACCCCTTCTCCACTCGAAGGTGGAGGAGCCGCTACGACCTTGCCATCAGTGTCCTGGTGTGGGCGCTGGTCGGTGTGGCTTGCTCACCTTTCATCGTCATGAGGGCTAGCAGCACTGCCTCTCACAGCTTTGTAACTTCTCAGCCTGCCTTCAACAAATCCACTTTTCTGGATGCCACCTCCACCCAGCAGCCTGCAGCCCACATGACATCTTTGAACCAATCAACCAGAACCGACCCACAAGTTCGCTGTTTTAAAGACTTGCCTATGCGGCGTGTGCCCCTCTTGCTGGCTGTCACCTTGATGGTGCTCGCTGAGCTGTTTGGTTTCTTGATTCCTTTGGCATGCATTAGTTATAGCTCCATCCGCATCAGCCGCTCTCTGTACCAGAAGAAGGCTTCGGACAGCTCGCTGAGCCGTCTCTCCTCGTTCAACTGCGCTGATAACAACCATGTGAGGCAGCAAACTACAGGGGAGAAGCGGCGTGCCTTGAGGATGGTGCTGAGCTGCTCTGTCGTCTTCCTGTTGTGCTTTGCCCCCTACCACATAAACTTCCTGCTATATCTGATGGTACAGCAGGACCTCGTATCAGACTGTGCCTTCAGGCTGGCTGTGTGCCAGTTCCACCCGTTGTCTCTGTGTCTGGCCAGCCTGAGTTGCTGCCTTAACCCTCTCCTCTACTACTTCCTTACTGCAGAATTCAGGCTGCACCTTAGCAGGCGCTCGTCGTCGTCAGTCAGCTCCCATACGCCGGCAACACGCAGATTGTTGAGTTTTGAGAGCAGCTTTTCAAACAGAGG TCCGCCCCATGATGGACAGCTGCCATGGACATGCATACACACCCATCACTGTATCGTGCCTGTACCATTTAGTGAGTTTAAGATGAATGACAGCTGCAAAAACACGGGGGAGCTGAGGATGTACCAGCACCATGTGTATGCAGTGGTGTACAGTGTCATCCTTGTACCGGGCCTGCTGGGGAACATATTGGCGCTGTGGGTGTTCAGGGTTTACATCCGGGAAACCAAGAAGGCTGTGGTGTTCATGATGAATCTGGCTGTGGCTGACCTGATGCAG GTCCTTTCTCTGCCTCTGAGGATATACTACTACCTGAACAACAGCTGGCCTTTTGGTCACGCCCTCTGCATGATCTGCTTCTATCTGAAGTATGTCAACATGTACGCTTCCATCTTCTTCCTGGTGTGTGTGGCCGTGCGTCGCTGTGAGCTCATCATGCGACCACTGAGGTACAACACCTCCAGGAGAAAGGCGGACGTAGTCATATGCACCTTGGGCTGGCTCTTGGTTTGCCTTGCCTGTCTGGCTTTCCCGCTGCTGAGACACATGGACACCGCCAATGACACCTTGACTTCAGAAGTGGGTGCCACCCTCCCTGGAGCTGACGAGGTGTGCTTCTCAGAGCTGCCCATGCAAACGGTCAGCGCATCAGTAGCCTGGGTTATTTTGATCATAGCTGAGCTCTTAGGTTTCGTCATCCCCTTTATCCTGGTGCTAGGCTGCACCTGCCTAACCGCCGGAAGTCTTCGGAGGCCAAAAGCCGGCGCCATTCCTGACCGAGGGGAGAAGCGCAGGGCGTTGAGTATGACGCTAAGCTGTGCCGCCGTCTTCTTAGTGTGCTTTGCTCCATACCACATCACCATGCCTCTGGATTTCTTGGCCAAAGCCAATGCACTGAGTAGCTGTGCCCTCAGGGTCCTGATTCTGAGATGTCACCCCGTCACGCTCTGCTTGGCCAGCCTCAACTGCTGCCTGGACCCCATCATGTATTACTTCACTACCAATGAATTCTGGAAGCGACTGAGCAAACCGGACATGTTGGTATCGGAAAACGTGACATCCAGCAGGCATGAATCTTGA
- the lpar4 gene encoding lysophosphatidic acid receptor 4 has product MASLVLNETGMEDCGIDDSFKYNLYSVVYSVVFVLGLITNCAALFVFCFRMKMRNETTMFMTNLALSDLVFVFTLPFKVFYNVNRHWPFGDGLCKISGTAFITNIYGSMLFLTCISVDRFLAIVYPFRSRAIRTRRNAALVCAAVWLTIVGGGISVTFFSTINSTNRATTCFEGFSKSTWRTYLSKITIFIEIVGFLLPLLANLVCSSLVLRTLRRPVTVGHGCDNKRRVLRMILVHLGIFIICFVPYNSILFLYALVRTQALANCFVERFARTLYPITLCLASLNCCLDPVVYYFTSESFQKSLTLGIKGSGSRPESIPRSDTETQDPANILPRDTHTLTRNGKDTKVSESLF; this is encoded by the exons ATGGCTAGTTTGGTGCTTAATGAGACTGGGATGGAGGACTGCGGCATTGACGACTCCTTCAAGTACAACTTGTATTCGGTGGTCTACAGTGTGGTCTTTGTCTTAGGTCTCATTACCAACTGTGCTGCGCTGTTTGTCTTCTGCTTCCGCATGAAGATGCGCAATGAGACGACAATGTTCATGACAAATTTAGCGCTATCTGatttagtatttgtttttacGCTGCCGTTCAAGGTCTTCTACAATGTTAATCGCCACTGGCCTTTTGGGGATGGATTGTGCAAGATTTCAGGAACAGCCTTCATCACTAACATCTATGGCAGCATGCTCTTCCTCACCTGCATCAGTGTGGACCGCTTTTTGGCAATAGTCTACCCTTTCCGCTCCCGCGCCATCCGCACTCGCAGAAACGCCGCATTGGTGTGCGCGGCTGTGTGGCTGACTATTGTGGGAGGAGGGATATCAGTCACCTTTTTTTCTACCATCAACAGCACAAACAGAGCCACAACCTGTTTTGAGGGCTTCTCAAAGAGCACATGGAGGACCTACCTTTCCAAAATCACCATCTTCATTGAG ATTGTGGGCTTCCTACTTCCCCTCCTGGCCAACTTGGTATGTTCCTCACTGGTTCTGAGAACGCTGCGTCGTCCAGTGACTGTTGGCCACGGCTGTGACAACAAAAGACGAGTCTTGAGGATGATTCTGGTCCATCTTGGCATCTTCATCATCTGCTTTGTCCCCTATAACTCTATCCTCTTCCTGTATGCTCTGGTGAGGACCCAGGCCTTGGCTAACTGCTTTGTGGAGCGCTTTGCCCGAACTTTGTACCCCATCACTTTGTGTCTGGCCAGCCTCAACTGCTGCTTAGACCCAGTGGTCTACTACTTCACCTCAGAGAGCTTCCAAAAAAGTTTGACCCTAGGGATCAAAGGGTCCGGCTCTCGGCCTGAGAGTATTCCCCGCAGCGACACTGAGACCCAGGACCCAGCAAACATACTCCCTAGAGACACGCACACTTTGACCAGGAATGGAAAAGACACTAAAGTATCAGAGAGCCTGTTTtga